The Canis lupus baileyi chromosome 11, mCanLup2.hap1, whole genome shotgun sequence genome includes a window with the following:
- the ARHGEF25 gene encoding rho guanine nucleotide exchange factor 25 isoform X3 yields the protein MKPPDRPAPGRTDRILGVMGGMLRACALPGPEGPPSRGPLGPGGTETESDCPEGDQKGERQRGVPAWAPLPESYSIAGSEGSISASATSGLAAPSGPSSGLSSGPCSPGPPGPVSGLRRWLDHSKHCLSVETEADGGQAGPYENWVLEPALATGEELPELTLLTTLLEGPGDKTQPPEEGTLSQAPESEEEQKKKAMERSMYVLSELVETEKMYVDDLGQIVEGYMATMAAQGVPECLRGRDRIVFGNIQQIYEWHRDYFLQELQRCLEDPDWLAQLFIKHERRLHMYVVYCQNKPKSEHVVSEFGDSYFEELRQQLGHRLQLNDLLIKPVQRIMKYQLLLKDFLKYYSRAGMDTEELKQAVEVMCFVPKRCNDMMTLGRLRGFEGKLTAQGKLLGQDTFWVTEPEAGGLLSSRGRERRVFLFEQIVIFSEALGGGVRGGTQAGYVYKNSIKVSCLGLEGNLQGDPCRFALTSRGPEGGIQRYVLQTADPAVSQAWIKQVAQILESQRDFLNALQSPIEYQRRESQTNSLGRPGGLGVGSPGRMRPGDRAQAPSDTPQAAPDPSPAPPVPNTPPCQARLAKLDEDEL from the exons ATGAAGCCCCCGGACCGCCCCGCCCCTGGCCGCACGGACCGGATCCTGGGGGTCATGGGGGGCATGCTGCGCGCATGCGCCCTCCCAGGGCCGGAGGGG CCCCCGAGCAGAGGCCCCCTAGGGCCGGGAGGGACCGAGACAGAGTCGGACTGTCCCGAGGGTGATCAGAAGGGGGAGCGCCAGCGTGGGGTCCCCGCCTGGGCGCCGCTGCCCG AATCCTATTCCATTGCTGGCAGTGAGGGGAGTATCTCAGCTTCAGCTACTTCGGGTCTGGCTGCCCCCTCTGGCCCCAGCTCTGGCCTCAGCTCTGGCCCCTGTTCCCCGGGCCCCCCAGGGCCAGTCAGTGGCCTGAGAAGATGGTTGGATCATTCCAAACATTGTCTcagtgtggaaactgaggcagacgGTGGCCAGGCTGGACCATATGAG AACTGGGTGCTGGAACCAGCTCTAGCCACAGGAGAGGAGCTGCCCGAATTGACCCTGCTGACCACTTTGTTGGAGGGCCCTGGAGATAAGACGCAG CCACCTGAGGAGGGAACTCTGTCCCAAGCCCCTGAGAGTGAAGAAGAACAGAAGAAGAAGGCTATGGAAAGGAGTAT GTATGTCTTGAGTGAACTGgtagagacagagaaaatgtaTGTGGACGACTTGGGGCAGATTGTGGAG GGTTACATGGCCACCATGGCTGCTCAGGGGGTCCCGGAGTGTCTTCGAGGCCGTGACAGGATTGTGTTTGGGAACATCCAGCAGATCTATGAGTGGCATCGAGA CTATTTCCTGCAGGAGCTACAGCGCTGCCTGGAGGATCCTGATTGGCTGGCTCAGCTGTTCATCAAACAC GAGCGCCGGCTGCACATGTACGTGGTGTACTGTCAGAATAAGCCCAAGTCAGAGCACGTGGTCTCAGAATTTGGGGATAGCTACTTTGAG GAGCTCCGGCAGCAGCTCGGGCACCGCCTGCAGCTCAACGACCTCCTCATCAAACCAGTGCAGAGGATCATGAAGTACCAGCTGTTGCTCAAG gattttctcaaatattatagTCGAGCTGGCATGGACACGGAAGAGCTGAAG CAAGCTGTGGAGGTCATGTGCTTTGTACCCAAGCGCTGCAATGACATGATGACCCTGGGGAGACTTCGGGGGTTTGAG GGCAAACTGACTGCTCAGGGGAAGCTCTTGGGCCAGGACACATTCTGGGTCACCGAGCCCGAGGCGGGGGGGCTGCTGTCCTCCCGAGGTCGAGAGAGACGTGTCTTCCTCTTCGAGCAAATTGTCATCTTCAGTgaggccctgggaggaggagTACGGGGTGGAACACAGGCCGGATATGTGTACAAGAACAGCATcaag GTGAGCTGTCTGGGACTGGAGGGGAACCTCCAGGGTGACCCCTGCCGCTTTGCACTGACCTCCAGAGGGCCAGAGGGCGGGATCCAGCGCTATGTCCTGCAGACCGCAGACCCTGCAGTGAGTCAGGCCTGGATCAAGCAAGTGGCTCAGATCCTGGAAAGTCAGCGGGACTTTCTCAATG CGTTGCAGTCACCCATTGAGTATCAGAGACGAGAGAGCCAGACCAACAGCCTGGGGCGGCCAGGAGGGCTTGGGGTGGGGAGTCCTGGGAGAATGCGCCCTGGAGACCGGGCCCAG GCACCCAGTGACACCCCCCAAGCTGCTCCCGACCCTTCTCCAGCTCCGCCAGTTCCAAACACCCCTCCCTGCCAAGCCAGACTTGCCAAGCTGGATGAAGATGAGCTATAA
- the ARHGEF25 gene encoding rho guanine nucleotide exchange factor 25 isoform X1: MKPPDRPAPGRTDRILGVMGGMLRACALPGPEGPPSRGPLGPGGTETESDCPEGDQKGERQRGVPAWAPLPESYSIAGSEGSISASATSGLAAPSGPSSGLSSGPCSPGPPGPVSGLRRWLDHSKHCLSVETEADGGQAGPYENWVLEPALATGEELPELTLLTTLLEGPGDKTQPPEEGTLSQAPESEEEQKKKAMERSMYVLSELVETEKMYVDDLGQIVEGYMATMAAQGVPECLRGRDRIVFGNIQQIYEWHRDYFLQELQRCLEDPDWLAQLFIKHERRLHMYVVYCQNKPKSEHVVSEFGDSYFEELRQQLGHRLQLNDLLIKPVQRIMKYQLLLKDFLKYYSRAGMDTEELKQAVEVMCFVPKRCNDMMTLGRLRGFEGKLTAQGKLLGQDTFWVTEPEAGGLLSSRGRERRVFLFEQIVIFSEALGGGVRGGTQAGYVYKNSIKVSCLGLEGNLQGDPCRFALTSRGPEGGIQRYVLQTADPAVSQAWIKQVAQILESQRDFLNALQSPIEYQRRESQTNSLGRPGGLGVGSPGRMRPGDRAQVSTHAPINGSLPSLLLLPKGEVARAPLPLDTQAPSDTPQAAPDPSPAPPVPNTPPCQARLAKLDEDEL, from the exons ATGAAGCCCCCGGACCGCCCCGCCCCTGGCCGCACGGACCGGATCCTGGGGGTCATGGGGGGCATGCTGCGCGCATGCGCCCTCCCAGGGCCGGAGGGG CCCCCGAGCAGAGGCCCCCTAGGGCCGGGAGGGACCGAGACAGAGTCGGACTGTCCCGAGGGTGATCAGAAGGGGGAGCGCCAGCGTGGGGTCCCCGCCTGGGCGCCGCTGCCCG AATCCTATTCCATTGCTGGCAGTGAGGGGAGTATCTCAGCTTCAGCTACTTCGGGTCTGGCTGCCCCCTCTGGCCCCAGCTCTGGCCTCAGCTCTGGCCCCTGTTCCCCGGGCCCCCCAGGGCCAGTCAGTGGCCTGAGAAGATGGTTGGATCATTCCAAACATTGTCTcagtgtggaaactgaggcagacgGTGGCCAGGCTGGACCATATGAG AACTGGGTGCTGGAACCAGCTCTAGCCACAGGAGAGGAGCTGCCCGAATTGACCCTGCTGACCACTTTGTTGGAGGGCCCTGGAGATAAGACGCAG CCACCTGAGGAGGGAACTCTGTCCCAAGCCCCTGAGAGTGAAGAAGAACAGAAGAAGAAGGCTATGGAAAGGAGTAT GTATGTCTTGAGTGAACTGgtagagacagagaaaatgtaTGTGGACGACTTGGGGCAGATTGTGGAG GGTTACATGGCCACCATGGCTGCTCAGGGGGTCCCGGAGTGTCTTCGAGGCCGTGACAGGATTGTGTTTGGGAACATCCAGCAGATCTATGAGTGGCATCGAGA CTATTTCCTGCAGGAGCTACAGCGCTGCCTGGAGGATCCTGATTGGCTGGCTCAGCTGTTCATCAAACAC GAGCGCCGGCTGCACATGTACGTGGTGTACTGTCAGAATAAGCCCAAGTCAGAGCACGTGGTCTCAGAATTTGGGGATAGCTACTTTGAG GAGCTCCGGCAGCAGCTCGGGCACCGCCTGCAGCTCAACGACCTCCTCATCAAACCAGTGCAGAGGATCATGAAGTACCAGCTGTTGCTCAAG gattttctcaaatattatagTCGAGCTGGCATGGACACGGAAGAGCTGAAG CAAGCTGTGGAGGTCATGTGCTTTGTACCCAAGCGCTGCAATGACATGATGACCCTGGGGAGACTTCGGGGGTTTGAG GGCAAACTGACTGCTCAGGGGAAGCTCTTGGGCCAGGACACATTCTGGGTCACCGAGCCCGAGGCGGGGGGGCTGCTGTCCTCCCGAGGTCGAGAGAGACGTGTCTTCCTCTTCGAGCAAATTGTCATCTTCAGTgaggccctgggaggaggagTACGGGGTGGAACACAGGCCGGATATGTGTACAAGAACAGCATcaag GTGAGCTGTCTGGGACTGGAGGGGAACCTCCAGGGTGACCCCTGCCGCTTTGCACTGACCTCCAGAGGGCCAGAGGGCGGGATCCAGCGCTATGTCCTGCAGACCGCAGACCCTGCAGTGAGTCAGGCCTGGATCAAGCAAGTGGCTCAGATCCTGGAAAGTCAGCGGGACTTTCTCAATG CGTTGCAGTCACCCATTGAGTATCAGAGACGAGAGAGCCAGACCAACAGCCTGGGGCGGCCAGGAGGGCTTGGGGTGGGGAGTCCTGGGAGAATGCGCCCTGGAGACCGGGCCCAGGTCAGCACACATGCACCCATCAAtggctctctcccttccctgctgctGCTACCCAAAGGGGAGGTGGCCAGAGCCCCTCTGCCCCTGGACACACAG GCACCCAGTGACACCCCCCAAGCTGCTCCCGACCCTTCTCCAGCTCCGCCAGTTCCAAACACCCCTCCCTGCCAAGCCAGACTTGCCAAGCTGGATGAAGATGAGCTATAA
- the ARHGEF25 gene encoding rho guanine nucleotide exchange factor 25 isoform X2: protein MKPPDRPAPGRTDRILGVMGGMLRACALPGPEGPPSRGPLGPGGTETESDCPEGDQKGERQRGVPAWAPLPESYSIAGSEGSISASATSGLAAPSGPSSGLSSGPCSPGPPGPVSGLRRWLDHSKHCLSVETEADGGQAGPYEDVLSFQPPEEGTLSQAPESEEEQKKKAMERSMYVLSELVETEKMYVDDLGQIVEGYMATMAAQGVPECLRGRDRIVFGNIQQIYEWHRDYFLQELQRCLEDPDWLAQLFIKHERRLHMYVVYCQNKPKSEHVVSEFGDSYFEELRQQLGHRLQLNDLLIKPVQRIMKYQLLLKDFLKYYSRAGMDTEELKQAVEVMCFVPKRCNDMMTLGRLRGFEGKLTAQGKLLGQDTFWVTEPEAGGLLSSRGRERRVFLFEQIVIFSEALGGGVRGGTQAGYVYKNSIKVSCLGLEGNLQGDPCRFALTSRGPEGGIQRYVLQTADPAVSQAWIKQVAQILESQRDFLNALQSPIEYQRRESQTNSLGRPGGLGVGSPGRMRPGDRAQVSTHAPINGSLPSLLLLPKGEVARAPLPLDTQAPSDTPQAAPDPSPAPPVPNTPPCQARLAKLDEDEL, encoded by the exons ATGAAGCCCCCGGACCGCCCCGCCCCTGGCCGCACGGACCGGATCCTGGGGGTCATGGGGGGCATGCTGCGCGCATGCGCCCTCCCAGGGCCGGAGGGG CCCCCGAGCAGAGGCCCCCTAGGGCCGGGAGGGACCGAGACAGAGTCGGACTGTCCCGAGGGTGATCAGAAGGGGGAGCGCCAGCGTGGGGTCCCCGCCTGGGCGCCGCTGCCCG AATCCTATTCCATTGCTGGCAGTGAGGGGAGTATCTCAGCTTCAGCTACTTCGGGTCTGGCTGCCCCCTCTGGCCCCAGCTCTGGCCTCAGCTCTGGCCCCTGTTCCCCGGGCCCCCCAGGGCCAGTCAGTGGCCTGAGAAGATGGTTGGATCATTCCAAACATTGTCTcagtgtggaaactgaggcagacgGTGGCCAGGCTGGACCATATGAG gATGTTCTTTCCTTCCAGCCACCTGAGGAGGGAACTCTGTCCCAAGCCCCTGAGAGTGAAGAAGAACAGAAGAAGAAGGCTATGGAAAGGAGTAT GTATGTCTTGAGTGAACTGgtagagacagagaaaatgtaTGTGGACGACTTGGGGCAGATTGTGGAG GGTTACATGGCCACCATGGCTGCTCAGGGGGTCCCGGAGTGTCTTCGAGGCCGTGACAGGATTGTGTTTGGGAACATCCAGCAGATCTATGAGTGGCATCGAGA CTATTTCCTGCAGGAGCTACAGCGCTGCCTGGAGGATCCTGATTGGCTGGCTCAGCTGTTCATCAAACAC GAGCGCCGGCTGCACATGTACGTGGTGTACTGTCAGAATAAGCCCAAGTCAGAGCACGTGGTCTCAGAATTTGGGGATAGCTACTTTGAG GAGCTCCGGCAGCAGCTCGGGCACCGCCTGCAGCTCAACGACCTCCTCATCAAACCAGTGCAGAGGATCATGAAGTACCAGCTGTTGCTCAAG gattttctcaaatattatagTCGAGCTGGCATGGACACGGAAGAGCTGAAG CAAGCTGTGGAGGTCATGTGCTTTGTACCCAAGCGCTGCAATGACATGATGACCCTGGGGAGACTTCGGGGGTTTGAG GGCAAACTGACTGCTCAGGGGAAGCTCTTGGGCCAGGACACATTCTGGGTCACCGAGCCCGAGGCGGGGGGGCTGCTGTCCTCCCGAGGTCGAGAGAGACGTGTCTTCCTCTTCGAGCAAATTGTCATCTTCAGTgaggccctgggaggaggagTACGGGGTGGAACACAGGCCGGATATGTGTACAAGAACAGCATcaag GTGAGCTGTCTGGGACTGGAGGGGAACCTCCAGGGTGACCCCTGCCGCTTTGCACTGACCTCCAGAGGGCCAGAGGGCGGGATCCAGCGCTATGTCCTGCAGACCGCAGACCCTGCAGTGAGTCAGGCCTGGATCAAGCAAGTGGCTCAGATCCTGGAAAGTCAGCGGGACTTTCTCAATG CGTTGCAGTCACCCATTGAGTATCAGAGACGAGAGAGCCAGACCAACAGCCTGGGGCGGCCAGGAGGGCTTGGGGTGGGGAGTCCTGGGAGAATGCGCCCTGGAGACCGGGCCCAGGTCAGCACACATGCACCCATCAAtggctctctcccttccctgctgctGCTACCCAAAGGGGAGGTGGCCAGAGCCCCTCTGCCCCTGGACACACAG GCACCCAGTGACACCCCCCAAGCTGCTCCCGACCCTTCTCCAGCTCCGCCAGTTCCAAACACCCCTCCCTGCCAAGCCAGACTTGCCAAGCTGGATGAAGATGAGCTATAA
- the ARHGEF25 gene encoding rho guanine nucleotide exchange factor 25 isoform X5, giving the protein MKPPDRPAPGRTDRILGVMGGMLRACALPGPEGDVLSFQPPEEGTLSQAPESEEEQKKKAMERSMYVLSELVETEKMYVDDLGQIVEGYMATMAAQGVPECLRGRDRIVFGNIQQIYEWHRDYFLQELQRCLEDPDWLAQLFIKHERRLHMYVVYCQNKPKSEHVVSEFGDSYFEELRQQLGHRLQLNDLLIKPVQRIMKYQLLLKDFLKYYSRAGMDTEELKQAVEVMCFVPKRCNDMMTLGRLRGFEGKLTAQGKLLGQDTFWVTEPEAGGLLSSRGRERRVFLFEQIVIFSEALGGGVRGGTQAGYVYKNSIKVSCLGLEGNLQGDPCRFALTSRGPEGGIQRYVLQTADPAVSQAWIKQVAQILESQRDFLNALQSPIEYQRRESQTNSLGRPGGLGVGSPGRMRPGDRAQVSTHAPINGSLPSLLLLPKGEVARAPLPLDTQAPSDTPQAAPDPSPAPPVPNTPPCQARLAKLDEDEL; this is encoded by the exons ATGAAGCCCCCGGACCGCCCCGCCCCTGGCCGCACGGACCGGATCCTGGGGGTCATGGGGGGCATGCTGCGCGCATGCGCCCTCCCAGGGCCGGAGGGG gATGTTCTTTCCTTCCAGCCACCTGAGGAGGGAACTCTGTCCCAAGCCCCTGAGAGTGAAGAAGAACAGAAGAAGAAGGCTATGGAAAGGAGTAT GTATGTCTTGAGTGAACTGgtagagacagagaaaatgtaTGTGGACGACTTGGGGCAGATTGTGGAG GGTTACATGGCCACCATGGCTGCTCAGGGGGTCCCGGAGTGTCTTCGAGGCCGTGACAGGATTGTGTTTGGGAACATCCAGCAGATCTATGAGTGGCATCGAGA CTATTTCCTGCAGGAGCTACAGCGCTGCCTGGAGGATCCTGATTGGCTGGCTCAGCTGTTCATCAAACAC GAGCGCCGGCTGCACATGTACGTGGTGTACTGTCAGAATAAGCCCAAGTCAGAGCACGTGGTCTCAGAATTTGGGGATAGCTACTTTGAG GAGCTCCGGCAGCAGCTCGGGCACCGCCTGCAGCTCAACGACCTCCTCATCAAACCAGTGCAGAGGATCATGAAGTACCAGCTGTTGCTCAAG gattttctcaaatattatagTCGAGCTGGCATGGACACGGAAGAGCTGAAG CAAGCTGTGGAGGTCATGTGCTTTGTACCCAAGCGCTGCAATGACATGATGACCCTGGGGAGACTTCGGGGGTTTGAG GGCAAACTGACTGCTCAGGGGAAGCTCTTGGGCCAGGACACATTCTGGGTCACCGAGCCCGAGGCGGGGGGGCTGCTGTCCTCCCGAGGTCGAGAGAGACGTGTCTTCCTCTTCGAGCAAATTGTCATCTTCAGTgaggccctgggaggaggagTACGGGGTGGAACACAGGCCGGATATGTGTACAAGAACAGCATcaag GTGAGCTGTCTGGGACTGGAGGGGAACCTCCAGGGTGACCCCTGCCGCTTTGCACTGACCTCCAGAGGGCCAGAGGGCGGGATCCAGCGCTATGTCCTGCAGACCGCAGACCCTGCAGTGAGTCAGGCCTGGATCAAGCAAGTGGCTCAGATCCTGGAAAGTCAGCGGGACTTTCTCAATG CGTTGCAGTCACCCATTGAGTATCAGAGACGAGAGAGCCAGACCAACAGCCTGGGGCGGCCAGGAGGGCTTGGGGTGGGGAGTCCTGGGAGAATGCGCCCTGGAGACCGGGCCCAGGTCAGCACACATGCACCCATCAAtggctctctcccttccctgctgctGCTACCCAAAGGGGAGGTGGCCAGAGCCCCTCTGCCCCTGGACACACAG GCACCCAGTGACACCCCCCAAGCTGCTCCCGACCCTTCTCCAGCTCCGCCAGTTCCAAACACCCCTCCCTGCCAAGCCAGACTTGCCAAGCTGGATGAAGATGAGCTATAA
- the ARHGEF25 gene encoding rho guanine nucleotide exchange factor 25 isoform X4, whose translation MRGGHKGGRCACPHVIRKVLAKCGCCFARGGRESYSIAGSEGSISASATSGLAAPSGPSSGLSSGPCSPGPPGPVSGLRRWLDHSKHCLSVETEADGGQAGPYENWVLEPALATGEELPELTLLTTLLEGPGDKTQPPEEGTLSQAPESEEEQKKKAMERSMYVLSELVETEKMYVDDLGQIVEGYMATMAAQGVPECLRGRDRIVFGNIQQIYEWHRDYFLQELQRCLEDPDWLAQLFIKHERRLHMYVVYCQNKPKSEHVVSEFGDSYFEELRQQLGHRLQLNDLLIKPVQRIMKYQLLLKDFLKYYSRAGMDTEELKQAVEVMCFVPKRCNDMMTLGRLRGFEGKLTAQGKLLGQDTFWVTEPEAGGLLSSRGRERRVFLFEQIVIFSEALGGGVRGGTQAGYVYKNSIKVSCLGLEGNLQGDPCRFALTSRGPEGGIQRYVLQTADPAVSQAWIKQVAQILESQRDFLNALQSPIEYQRRESQTNSLGRPGGLGVGSPGRMRPGDRAQVSTHAPINGSLPSLLLLPKGEVARAPLPLDTQAPSDTPQAAPDPSPAPPVPNTPPCQARLAKLDEDEL comes from the exons ATGCGGGGGGGGCACAAGGGGGGTCGCTGTGCCTGTCCCCACGTGATCCGAAAAGTGCTGGCAAAATGCGGCTGCTGCTTCGCCCGGGGGGGTCGTG AATCCTATTCCATTGCTGGCAGTGAGGGGAGTATCTCAGCTTCAGCTACTTCGGGTCTGGCTGCCCCCTCTGGCCCCAGCTCTGGCCTCAGCTCTGGCCCCTGTTCCCCGGGCCCCCCAGGGCCAGTCAGTGGCCTGAGAAGATGGTTGGATCATTCCAAACATTGTCTcagtgtggaaactgaggcagacgGTGGCCAGGCTGGACCATATGAG AACTGGGTGCTGGAACCAGCTCTAGCCACAGGAGAGGAGCTGCCCGAATTGACCCTGCTGACCACTTTGTTGGAGGGCCCTGGAGATAAGACGCAG CCACCTGAGGAGGGAACTCTGTCCCAAGCCCCTGAGAGTGAAGAAGAACAGAAGAAGAAGGCTATGGAAAGGAGTAT GTATGTCTTGAGTGAACTGgtagagacagagaaaatgtaTGTGGACGACTTGGGGCAGATTGTGGAG GGTTACATGGCCACCATGGCTGCTCAGGGGGTCCCGGAGTGTCTTCGAGGCCGTGACAGGATTGTGTTTGGGAACATCCAGCAGATCTATGAGTGGCATCGAGA CTATTTCCTGCAGGAGCTACAGCGCTGCCTGGAGGATCCTGATTGGCTGGCTCAGCTGTTCATCAAACAC GAGCGCCGGCTGCACATGTACGTGGTGTACTGTCAGAATAAGCCCAAGTCAGAGCACGTGGTCTCAGAATTTGGGGATAGCTACTTTGAG GAGCTCCGGCAGCAGCTCGGGCACCGCCTGCAGCTCAACGACCTCCTCATCAAACCAGTGCAGAGGATCATGAAGTACCAGCTGTTGCTCAAG gattttctcaaatattatagTCGAGCTGGCATGGACACGGAAGAGCTGAAG CAAGCTGTGGAGGTCATGTGCTTTGTACCCAAGCGCTGCAATGACATGATGACCCTGGGGAGACTTCGGGGGTTTGAG GGCAAACTGACTGCTCAGGGGAAGCTCTTGGGCCAGGACACATTCTGGGTCACCGAGCCCGAGGCGGGGGGGCTGCTGTCCTCCCGAGGTCGAGAGAGACGTGTCTTCCTCTTCGAGCAAATTGTCATCTTCAGTgaggccctgggaggaggagTACGGGGTGGAACACAGGCCGGATATGTGTACAAGAACAGCATcaag GTGAGCTGTCTGGGACTGGAGGGGAACCTCCAGGGTGACCCCTGCCGCTTTGCACTGACCTCCAGAGGGCCAGAGGGCGGGATCCAGCGCTATGTCCTGCAGACCGCAGACCCTGCAGTGAGTCAGGCCTGGATCAAGCAAGTGGCTCAGATCCTGGAAAGTCAGCGGGACTTTCTCAATG CGTTGCAGTCACCCATTGAGTATCAGAGACGAGAGAGCCAGACCAACAGCCTGGGGCGGCCAGGAGGGCTTGGGGTGGGGAGTCCTGGGAGAATGCGCCCTGGAGACCGGGCCCAGGTCAGCACACATGCACCCATCAAtggctctctcccttccctgctgctGCTACCCAAAGGGGAGGTGGCCAGAGCCCCTCTGCCCCTGGACACACAG GCACCCAGTGACACCCCCCAAGCTGCTCCCGACCCTTCTCCAGCTCCGCCAGTTCCAAACACCCCTCCCTGCCAAGCCAGACTTGCCAAGCTGGATGAAGATGAGCTATAA